The Actinoplanes sp. N902-109 genomic interval TACGCGGGCGGTGATCAAAGCCCCGGTCCGGTGCGCACCAACCGGCATTCCGGACATCGGCCCGGGTGCCCCAGGACCGCCTTTTGCGCCGGAGCCACGATCGGGGAGCATTGCTGCATGACGCTTGATCGACGCCGGGCAGCCGTGGCCCTCGCCGGGCTGTTCCTCGGGCTCGCCGGCGTGCTGCTGGGCCCGGCCGGCCCGGCGAGCGCACACGCCGCCCTGGTCGCCAGCGATCCGGGGGACGGGGCGATCGTCCCCGACGCGCCCAACAAGGTCACGCTCACCTTCAGCGAGTCGGTGCAGCTGATCTCCGGCAAGATCCAGGTGCTGGCGCCCGACAACAGCCGCGCCGACCAGGGCGACCCCCAGGCCAGCGGCAGCACCGTGACGATCCCGCTGCGTTCCGGCGGCGGTCGCGGCACCTATCTGGTGAGCTATCGCGTCCTCTCGGCCGACAGCCACCCGGTCGGCGGCACCGTCACGTATTCGGTCGGGGCTGCCTCCACCCCGCCGAGCGAGAGCGCCATCTCCCAGAAGACCGACCCGGTGGTCCGCGCCCTCATCCCGGTCGGCAAATACCTCGGGTACGCCGGCCTGGTACTGCTCGTGGGTCCGGTGCTGGTGCTCGCCCTGCTCTGGCCGCAGCGGCTCTCCCGGGTCGGGCCGGCCCGGCTGGTGTGGACCGGGCTCGGCCTGATCCTGGGCAGCACGGTGCTCGCCCTGTGGCTGCAGGCTCCCTATTCGACCGGCAGCGGCCTGTTCGGCGTCTCCCTCAACGACCTGCGCGATGTGCTGGGCAGCACGTTCGGCGCGGTCATGCTGGTGCGCCTCGGTGTGATCATCGCCTCGGCGTTCCTGCTGCGCCCGCTGCTGCGCGGTGTCGGCGGCGAGACGAAGGCCGACCTCGCGCTGCTCGGCGTCCTCGGAGTGGCGGCGCTGGCCACCTGGCCGCTCACCGGCCACCCCACAGCCTCCCCGGTCGCCGGCGTGTCGGTGGTCATCGACGCCATCCACCTGGCCGCGATGTCGGTGTGGCTCGGCGGCCTGGTCATGCTGGTCGGTTTCCTGCTGCGCAACGCCAACGAACGCGAACTCGGCGCCATCCTGCCGATCTGGTCGCGCTGGGCCGCCACCGCTGTCGCCGCGCTCATCATGGCCGGCTCGGTGCAGGCCCTCATCGAGGTGGCGAGCTTCAAGGGCCTCTACGACAGCACGTACGGACGCCTGATCCTCGTCAAGATCGCCCTGGCCGCTGTGGTCATCGGCGTGGCGGCACTGTCACGCAGACTGGTCCGCAACCGCACCGCCGAGCAGGGTCCCGGCCTGCTGCGCCGGCTCGTCGCCGCGGAACTCGCGGTGACCGCCATCGTCCTCGGCGTGACCGCCGCCCTGGTGCAGATCGCCCCGCCGCGTACGGGAACGACCACCGAGACGGCGGCAAGCACGACGAGCACCGTCTCGCAGACGGTCAAGAACGCCACGACCTCGTTGCAGGTCGACGTCTTCCCGGCCACCGTCGGCAACAACACCCTGCACCTGTACGCCTACACCCCCGACAACAAGCCCCTGCCCGTCGTGGAATGGACGGCAACCGCGGCCCTGCCGGCCAAGGGCATCGAACCCATCGAGGTGCCGTTGCTGCGCATCACCGACTTCCACGCCGTCGGCGACATCGCCCTGCCGGCCGCCGGCGACTGGATGTTCAAATTCACCGTGCGCACCAGCGACATCGACCAATCCACCCTGTCGATGACCGTCAAGGTGTCGTAACAGGAGTTTGCGCGCAAGGGCCGGTCCGCTTCGGACCGGCCCTTTTGCTCTCCGCCGGTGCATTCGCGACCGGCCAGCGGGTCCTCGCCCCCCGCACATCTGCGCCTTCGAAGCCGCCGCTCCCGTATTACCGCCGCTCGCCTGCGCATTGCTTCCGCCTGCCCGCGCATTGCCGTCGCGCGCTCGCGCATTGCCGTCGGGAACGGCAAAGCGACCCGATAGCGGGCTAAGTAACCGTTTATCCATTTTCGTGTTATTTCGGTCTGTATGGTCTCCGCAGTACACCGAGAAGGGGGAGATCGCGATGCGGGTGTTCCGCACGATCCTCGGCATGCTGTTGCTGACCGCCGGACTGCCCGCGCTGCTCGCGGGAGGCGCCTTCTGGGCTGCCATGCAGCACCGCGACCCGGGCGGGGCGTTCAACGGGACGATGCAGCGGGTGGCCACCTCCGGGTACGCCGTCGTGGTCGACGACGTCGACACGCTGCTCAGCAGTGACGCCCCGTTCGCCCGCTTCGGCGACACGAAGCTACGCATCACGGCGACCTCGGCGAACGCCCCGGCCTTCATCGGCCTCGCCCCGCGGGACCAGGCGCGGGCCTACCTCGCCGACATCCCCCGCATCACCGTCTCCGCCATCGACCTCGGCACCGGCGCACTGCCGGTGACCAGCCGGCTCGTGCCCGGCACCCGCGCCCCCGAGAAGCTGCCGTCCCGGCAGACCTTCTGGCTGGCCGCCGGCGCCGGCTCGGTCGACTGGACGCCCGCGGACCTGCGCGGCACCGCGTACAGCCTGGTCATCATGAACGGGGCGGCCCAGCCCGGCGTCCGCCTGGAAACGACGGCCGAACTCAGCCCCGGCTGGCTCAACGAGTCCACCTGGGCCCTGCTCGTCCTCGGCACCCTGCTGGTCATGGGCGGCATGATCATCCTCGGCTGGCCGGCCCGCCGCCGCGAGGTCGTCTACGTGGTGGAACCCAGCCAGGTCCCCGACCTCATGCAGGCCATCGGCGCCCCCCTCCCGCTGAGCCGCACCGGCGGTGGCCGCCACTCGGCATCCCACCGCCCCCGCACCCTCGCCGACACCCGGCCCCGCACCCGTCCCCCGGCTCTCACCTGGCCACCCTCGTCATCCGGTACGACGTCCAGCAGCTCCGGGTCCTCCTCCTCGCCCTCGGCGCACAGCCCGCAGGGCACGGTCACCGACCCCGGCCCGGCCATCCCGATGCCCGCTGCGCCGGTCACCCACCCGGTCACGACCCACCCTTCCCCGACGGCCGCCACCCTGACGACAACATCTGTGGCCCCGCAACAACCGTCCGGCCCGGCCCCGACCGGCACGTCCGGCGCCGCTGCCTCGACCCCCACCTCCAAGGCCGGCCCCGCCGCCGTACCCGCCGCCTCCTCCGCAACCGCGACGTCCGGCCCCGCTGCGTCCGGCCTTTCTTCCGCGTCTGGCCTCTCTTCCGCGTCCGGCCTTTCCTCCGCGTCCGGCCTCTCTTCCGCGCCCGCCGCGTCTGGCGCCATCTCCGCGAAGCCCGCCGCCGACGCCGCGACCGCCGGGAAATCCACCCCTGGGCCGAAGCGGCCAGACGCCACCCCGACGAACCCGACCCCCGATGCGACCACCGGAAAACCCGTCACGACGCCCACCGCCGACGAGCCCGTCACGACGCCCACCGCCGACGAGCCCGTCACGACGCCCACCGCCGACGAGCCCGCCTCGGCCCCGAGCGCCGGTAAACCCGCCGCGGCCCTCAACGCTGGTAAGCCTGCCCCGGTGCTCAGCGCTGGTAAGTCCGCCTCGGCCCTCAGCGCGGGCAAGCCCGCCTCGGCCCCCAGTGCCGGCAAACCTGCCTCGGCCCTCGGTGCCGGCGAACCTGCCTCGGCCCCCAGCGCTGGTAGGCCCGCCGCGGCCCCCAATGCCGGCGAGCCCGTCACAGCGCCCGGCTCCGGCAAGTCGGTCACGGCCCCGAGCGTCGTTGAGCCCGGCACGACGTCCAGCGCCGAAAAGCCCGGCGAAACCCCGACTGCCGCAAAGCCGACCGCCGAGCAGCCCGGACACACCGAACCGAAGACCGCGACAACCGCGCTCAACCCGGCGGAAGCACCGAACACCCCGCCGCCCGCCGACAATTCCGAGAACACGGCTCTCGCCCCCGGCGAACCCATCCGGCTGATCGCCGCCAAGATGACCGAACCCCGGGAAGCGCCCGCAGCCGCCGCCCGCCGCAAGTCGATGCCCAAACCCACCGACCTGCCCATTTTCGAAGCCTCAGCGGTAGGCGCCTGGGTAGCCGAAACCGCCGCGGCCCGAACCAAGCAAACCGAAGCCCGCGCCGCAGCCGCCCTGGCCGCCGCCCAGAAAGCCGCCGCCGCAAAACTGGCCGCCGCCGACAAATCCGAAACGACCACCCCGCCGACAGCCGCGGAAACCGAACCGGCCCCCACCAAGCCGACACTCCCGACAAAGGCCGCCCCGGCATTCACCACTGCAAGCCCGGCAAAGGAAGCGGCACCCACCGCCGCCGCCCCGGTTCAGACCGAGACCGGTTCCGCCTTCGCCCCCGACGGCATCCCGGACGGCTACGACGTCGTCGTGGTCGGCCTGACAGAACCATCCGGCACTCGTACGCCCGAACGACCCGCCACCGCACCGACCATCTCCGCCCGCCCAACCGCCAAGCCCGAGTCAGAACCAGTCCCGCCGCCGGCGCCACGGGCAAGCTCGCCTCAGCAAGCAACGGCAACCCCGGACCCCAAACCGGCGCAGGCCGCCAAGCCCGAACCCAACATCACCCCGGCGCTGCCCACCAAGTCCGAAACGCCGGCCAACCCAGGCCCAGAAACAAAGCCGCAGCCGATCCCGGCAGCCGCGTCTCAGCCGCAGCCGATCCGGGCAGCCGCGTCCCAACCGCAGCCGGTCCCGGCAGCCGCGCCCACTTCGCAGCCGATTCGGGCAGTAGCGGCCCAGTCGCAGCCGGCCCCGGCGGCCGCGGCCACTTCGCAGCCCGGCCCGGAAGCGGTGGCCAAGCCGCAATCCAGCCCGGAAGCCGGAACCAAGCCGCAGCCGACCCAGCATCCGCGACTCAGCCGCAGCCGACCCAGGCCGCCGCGACCCAAGCCGCCGCGACCCGGCCGCAGCCGACCCCAGCATCCGCGACTCAGCCGCAGCCGACCCAGGCCGCCGCGACCCAGGCCGCCGCGACCCGGCCGCAGCCGATCCCGGCGGCCGCGGCCACTTCGCAGCCCGGCCCGGAAGCGGTGGCCAAGCCGCAATCCAGCCCGGAAGCCGGAACCAAGCCGCAGCCGCAATCCATCACGCAGACCGCAGCCGAGCCGCAGCCGCAGGCAAAGCCCGAACCTTCCGCGACAGCGACAGCGACAGCAACTGCGACAGGGACGGCAACGGCGACAGGGGTGACGACGACAGCGGCGGCAGCAATGCCAACGGCGACGGGAACCGCGAGCACGAAGCCCTCCCGCCCGGCGAAGGCCACCCCGCGCAACGCCCTCTTCGGCGGACCGCCCGCCAACGCCTGGGCAGCAACCGGACTCACCCGAGCAGACTCACCGCGAGTGGGCATCACCCCCGGCGTCTCGAAACCCGCCCCTACCGCACCGGCATCCACAACACCCGCCGCCGACAAGGCAACCGCGCCCGACAAGGGAACCGCGCCCGACAAGGTCGCTGCGCCCGCCGCCGACAAGGGAACCGCGTCCGACAAGGTCGCTGCGCCCGCCGCCGACAAGGGAACCGCGTCCGACAAGGTCGCTGCATCCGCCGCAGACAGAGGAGCCGTGCCCGACAAGGTCGCCTCAGACAAGGGAATTGCGTCCGACAAGGTCGCCGCGCCCGCCGCCGACAAGGGGATGTCGTCCGCCGCCGACAAGGCGCCCGACGCCAAGGTCACCCCGGACATCGCAAAAGCCCCCGGGCGCCCGCCAACCCCAACACCAGCCGCACCCCGCCCTACGGTCCCGGCGCCCACCCCCGCGCGACCCGCCGTACCGGGACCCGCTCGCCCGGCCGAGCCGCAGCGCGAGCCCGTACCGGCCGCTCAGAACCCGCCGGTGCAAGCGGCCGAGAAGCGGATCGCCGAGCAGCGCACCGACGCCCAACCGACCGTACCGGCGGAGGGCGAGGGCAAGACGCGGAGCGGTTCGCTGCTGGGTAACTACAAGGCCGAGGTGGCCGAGTTGCTCAGCGGCGGCGCGGCCCGGCGGCGGCGGAAGGGGGTCACGGCTGCGGGGCTGCCCGCGCCGGATCCCGCGGAGCTCGAGCCGCCGATCAAGATGACCCGCCCGCCGCGCCCCGGCCGTACCTCCGACAAGGAGTAGCGCCGCAGCTCAACGGCCGCGTCCCGGAAAGGGGGCGCGGCCGTTTGTCGTTTGTGCCGAAGGACCCTCCGCGCTGCCGACGCGGAGGGTCCTTTACCGGGGGAACGGAGTTACCGAAGGGGGTCTTCGTCCGTTAAGCCCAGTTTAAGCCTTCGCCCGCGAACTGGGTAGTCCTGGGGCAAATGCAGGCCAACCAGGGTGATTCCGTCACGCTGGGTGCGTCGCGTCCGATTGGCTGGTACGACCGGAGCGCGCAGCGGCTTGCCCGGCCAGCGCGTAGGCTTGGCCCGTGGCTGATCTTCTGGTGTGGATCGACTGTGAGATGACCGGCCTCGATCTCGGCAAGGATGCGCTGATCGAGGTTGCTGCGCTCGTCACCGATCCCGATCTCAACGTGCTTGGCGATGGCGTCGACCTGGTCATACACGCCGATGATGCGGCGCTGGACGCCATGCCGGAGGTCGTGCGTGAGATGCATGCCAAGTCCGGCCTGACCGACGAGGTGCGCCGTTCGACCGTCACGATGGCAGAAGCGGAAGAGGCCGTCCTCTCGTACGTGCGGCAGTATGTTCCCAATCCTCGCAGCGCACCCCTCTGCGGCAACAGCATCGCCACCGACCGGGGTTTCCTCGCCCGCGACATGCCGGCGCTCGACGGCTTCCTGCACTACCGCATGATCGACGTCTCCTCGATCAAGGAACTGGCCCGCCGCTGGTACCCCCGGGTGTATTTCGGTCAGCCGCAGAAGGGCCTCGCCCACCGAGCCCTCGCCGACATCCGCGAAAGCATCCGCGAGCTGGAGTATTACCGCCGCACCATCTTCGTCCCGCTACCCGGCCCGGACGTCGACCAGGCCCGCGCCATCGCCGCGGAACTCTAGGTCCGTAACCCGGTCGACGGCGGGCCGGGGGGTGCCGCTATGCTTATCCGGCACCTGCTGCGGGGATCAACTCCCGCGGTGGACGCATGGTGGTCGTAGCTCAGCTGGTAGAGCACCGGGTTGTGGTCCCGGGGGTCGCGGGTTCGAGTCCCGTCGATCACCCCATGTCGTACGACGCAAAGCCCGCTCCTCGGAGCGGGCTTCTTGCTGTGCGCCGCACCCCCTTCCAGCCCGGCGCGCCCACCAGTCCGGCCGTCCCAACCGCCGCGCCTGAATAGCCGTGCGTCCGGCCGCCTTGGTTGCTGTGCGCCGCACCCCCCCTTCCGGCCCGGCGCGCCCACCAGTCCCGGCCGTCCCAAGGGCCGTGCCCGAATAGCCGTGCGTCAGGCCGCCTTGGTCGCGTGCGTCCGGCTGCCCCGGCCGCAGTGCACCTGTTCGCCGAAGCGCAGTGCTCCGGTCGTTCCGAGGCGGAGCGTGGGCCTCGTTGACACCAGTCGCAACTCGCCCGTGAGCGGCAGGACCTGATCGCTCCTCGGCCCGCAGCGTGCGTGCCCGCCGCGAGTCGCGGTGCATCTGACCGCCTTGATTCCCAGCCCGTCCGGCCTTAGCCCACTCAAGCCTGCCCGCCTGCCCGCCTGCCCGCCCGCCGCCTGCCCGCCCGCCGCCTGCCCGCCCGCCGCCTGCCCGTCTGCCGCCTGGCCGCCTGCCGCCTGGCCGCCTGCCCGCAGACGACAGGCGCCACCGCCGGATAACCGGAACAGCCGCTACGCCTAGCAGAACCGGGCCTCGCAGCAGGTACAGCCGAAGAGCGACAGGTGCACCCGAAGAGCGGCGGGTCCAGCCGAAGAGCCGCAGGTGCACCCGGAGAGCGGCGGGCGCAGCGGAAGAACGGCGGGCACAGCCGAATAAGCGGGGCGCAGCGGCAGAGCCACCCGCGCGCCCGTTACGGCTGCGTCTTGGCTCCGGTCAGGAAGTCGATGAGGCCGTGCGGGGCGTCCGGGCCGAACAGGCGTGCGAAGAGGTCAAGCGCCTCGGCGGCCTCCGAGCGGCTGCGGGGGAACATCGTCGTCTCGTACGCGGTGAGGGCGCCTTCGATGTCGCCGGGGTGGGAGGCGATGGCCTGGGCGAGGTCGGCGCCGTCGAGCATGGCCAGGTTCGCGCCTTCGCCGTTGGGGGGCATCAGGTGCGCGGCGTCGCCGAGCAGGGTCACCCCGGGCACGCGGGACCAGCGGTGGTCGACCGGCAGCATGTGCAGCAGGCGCGTCACCGGGGGTGTCTGGCCGGCGGTGATGAGGGCGGTGAGCTCGGGTGCCCAGCCGTCGAACTCGGCGGCTACCCGGGCAGGGGTGAGGTCGGTGAACCACTCCCGCGGTTTGGTGAGCGCCACGTAGGTGTGCAGCACGCCGCCCGCCTCGCGGTGTGCCTGGATGCCCTTGCCGGGGACGGTGGCAGCCAGCGCTCCCGGTCCGACGATCTTGGCGGTTGCGGGGTGCCGGTCGTCGACGTCGTACAGATATGTCTCGACGAAGGCGGTGCCGGTGTATTCCGGGGTGGCGGCGGAGACCAGTGGGCGCACCCGTGACCAGGCGCCGTCCGCGCCGACCAGCAGGTCGGTCGGCACGGTCGAGCCGGTGGCGAACGTCAGCTCGTGCCGGCCCTCGCCCAGCGGGGTGATGGCGGTGACCTTGTGGCCCCACCGGACCGTGCCGGCCGGCAGTGCGTCGAGCAGGAGTCGGCGCAGGTCGCCGCGGAGGATCTCGGGGCGGCTGCCGGTGCCGTCGTCGGGTTCGTCGAGCAGGACCGTGGCGTCGGGCGTGACGACCCGCAGGGCCTCGGCGCCCTGGTGGATGTGCTTGCGGAACTCGTCGTACAAGCCGGCGGCTCGCAGTGCCGCCTGGCCGTTGTGTTCGTGCATGTCGAGCTGGCCGCCCTGCGTGCGGGCGCTGGGGGAAGCGTCGGCCTCGAAGACCGTGGCTGGGATGCCGTGCAGGTGGAGAACTCGGGCCAGGGTGAGCCCGCCGAGTCCGGCTCCGACGATCGCGATCATGCTGCTGCCCTTCTTTGGAGCGGTGATCCAACGATGCTCAGTTTGGATCGGCGCTCCAAAGCTGTCAAGATGGTCCGCATGGCCAGGACCACCGCTTTGTCCCGGGAGCGCATCGTCACGGCGGCGGTGGAGATGCTCGACGCCGCCGGCCCGGACGCCCTCACTTTCCGGGCTTTGAACGCTCGCCTGCAGACCGGGTTCGGTGCGATCTACCACCACGTGGCGAACAAGGACGAACTGCTGATCGCCGCCACCGACCGGGTGCTGACCGACGCCGTTCCCGCGGATGCTCCCGGGGCCTCGCCCGAGGACAGGATCCGGGCGACGGCCCTGTCCGTCTTCGATGCGATCGACCGGCATGCCTGGGTCGCGGCTCAGCTCGCCCGGGCCGCCACGCAACCCGCGGTGCTGCGGTTCTTCGAGCGCATCGGCCAGCATGTCCAGGCGATGGGTGTTCCCGGCCCGGCCCAGTTCGGCGCGGCGTCCGCGCTGCTGTTCCACATCCTGGGTGCCGCCGCTCAGAACGCGGCCCTGGCCCGGTCCGTGGACGCGAGCGGTGACCGCCGGGACTTCCTCACCGCTCTGGCGACCAGCTTCGACCCGGACGGGTATCCGTTTCTCCACGCAGTGTCGGCCGAGTTGAGCGAGCACGACGATCGCGCCCAGTTTCTCACCGGCATCGACCTGATTCTCGCCGGCATTGTCGCGGACCGGGCGATGTGAGCAAGCAGATGGACAGGCTGGCCACGCCGTTCGGGTGGCGGTTCATGACGCCGCTGATCGTGGGGTCCGCGCTCAACCCGGTGAACAGTTCGATCATTGCCACCGCTCTGGTGCCGATCGCCGCGCATTTCGGGGTGCCGGCCGGGCGGACGGCCGTGCTGGTGGCCGTTCTGTACGTGGCGAGTGCCACCGCGCAGCCGACGCTGGGCAAGATCGCCGGGCGGTTCGGGCCGCGGCGGGTGTTCCTGGCCGGGATCAGCCTGGTTTTCCTGGGCGGGCTGATCGGGAGTCTGGCGCAGAGCCTGTTCCTGCTCACCGTGGCCCGGGTGGTCATCGGGATCGGCACGTCCGCGGGTTATCCGACGGCGATGCTGCTGATCCGGCGCCGGGCGACCGCTTTCGGCATCGCAGCGCCGGGCGGTGTGCTCGGTGCCATCTCGATTGCCGGTCAGGTCACCGTGGCGCTGGGGTTGCCGCTGGGCGGGCTGCTGGTGGGTGCCGCCGGGTGGCGGATCGTCTTCCTGATCAACCTGCCGTTCGCGGTGATGGCCTTCGCGATGGCGGCGCGGTGGATTCCCGCCGACGACCCGGTCAAGCGGGCGCGGAACTGGGCCCGGGACATCGACCTGGCCGGGGTGATCCTGTTCGCCGCCACCTTCACCTGTCTGCTCGCTTTCCTGCTGTCCTTGCACCACCCGAACTGGCCGGTGCTGGCCGCCGCCCTGGTGCTGCTGGCCGCCCTTGTCCAGCGGGAACTGCGCGCCACCTCGCCGCTTGTCGACCTGCGCTTGCTGCGCAGCAACAGCGCCCTCACCCGTACGTATGTCCGGCAGCTCTGCACGCAGTTGGTCATGTATTCGCTGATGTACGGGGTGACCCAGTGGGTGCAGGACGGCAAGGGTCTTTCCGCGGCGCTGGCCGGGCTGGTGATGCTGCCGATGACCGGCATGTCGGCGGTGGTGACGGCGCCGGTGGCGCGGCGCAACGTGGTGCGGGTGCCGCTGATCATCGCCGCGGTCGTCGCGCTGGGCGTCTCGGTCGCGCTGCGTTTCATGAGCGTCGGTACGGCCACAGCAGCGATTCTCGGGGTGACCGTGGCGTTCGGTCTGACCGTGAGCCTGGGAGCGGTGGGTAATCAGGGCGCGCTGTACGCCCAGTCACCCGCTGACGACGTCGGCACAGCGGCCGGCCTGATGCGCACCTTCTCGTACCTGGGCGCGATCCTGTCGTCGAGCCTGATCAGCTTGAGCTACGCGCACGGGGTGACCGACGCGGGCCTGCACTCGATCGCGAACGCCCTGATCGGCGGGAGCCTCGTGCTGGTGCTGATCACGCTGCTGGACCGGCGCCTGCCCACGCACATCGACCGGTCCTGACGGCGAGCCGGCCCGGAGAGCGACAAGAAGCGCCGTTGCGAATTCCACGGGGGAAGAACTCGCAACGGCGCTGAGGACGACAATAATCGATGGACTGTCAATCGTCTATATCGGCGCGAGGTTCGATCCCAACGGGCATGCCGATCCGGACGTCTCCCGGCCCGATCGCGGTGCCGGCCGCGGTCGGTGGATCCGCGGCCGGCCGGCTCAGGCGCTGACGGTCACGTCCGGCAGGCGAGGCTGGGCCAGGTCCAGTTGCCGCCGTGCTGGACGGTGAAGCCGAAGGTGTTCCCGCTGCCGTTGGGGCGGGCGGTCATGACCAGGCCGCTGCTGTCCCAGCTGACCGTTGCGTTCCAGGTAGCGATGATCTTCTGCGGCGACTGGATCGTGACGGTGACGATCCAGTTGGTGGCGCCGCTGACCGTGACCTGGCCGTTGAAGCGATCGGTCCACTTCTGGCCCTCGGCGTAGGTGGCTGTGCAGGAGCCGGTGCCACCGCCGCCACCGCCACCGCCGGGCGGGGGAGTGGTGCCGTCGGGAGCCACGGCGCGGCCGGTGCTGGGCGAGATCATGCCGGCGCACAGCCCGCGGTTGGTCAGCCCGGCGACGATCTGCGGGATGGCGGCGATCGTGGTCGCGTACTGGTCGTGCATGAGGATCAACTGGCCGTTGCTGAGGGTGCTCGCGGCCTGGACGATCTGGGCGGTGGAGGCCCCGTTCCAGTCCTGCGAGTCGACGTCCCAGGTGACCGTGCGCAGCCCCAGCGCCGAGGCGGCGGACTGGAGCGTCGCGTTCGTCTCCCCGTACGGCGGCCGGAAGATCTTGGGGGCGGGCCCGCCCCCGGACTGGATGGCGCTCTGGGTGCGGGAAAGTTCGGACGACATCTGGGCGGAGCTCAGGTTGAGCATGTGCGGATGCGTGTAGCTGTGGTTGCCGATCCACATGCCGGCCGAGACCTCGGCCGCGACCAGGCCCGGGTTGGCCGCGGCGTTCTGCCCGATGTTGAACAGCGTGGCCCGGACGTTGTTCGAGCGCAGCGTGCTGAGCAGGGTGTTGGTGTTGCTGGGGTTGGGGCCGTCGTCGTAGGTCAGCGCGACGTAGCCGTTGCTGCAGGCGGCGGGGGCGGCGGAGGCGGGTGCTGCGGGTGCCGCGACAGCGAGGAGCAGGCTCGCGGCGAGGACGGTTTTCAGCATGCCCCATTGTTGTGTGTCGATCTGATGAACGTCAATGTCCTATCCCGGAACCCCACCGATAGTTGCGGGCCGTTGGGAGCTGGGCACTTGTCGATACGAACGGCTATTTGGCGACGGCCAGAACCGGCTCGGGCTCCGTAACTTCCGGTGCTCCCGGCAGCAGGAAGGACAACGCGACCGCCGCCGCGGTGAACCCGATCGTCCAGCGGAACGCCTGGTCGAACGCTCCGGCCACGCTGCCGGTGGTGAGCGCGTGCTGCAGGATCACCGCGCTCACCGCAACGCCGAAGGAGCCGCCGACCTGCTGCGCGATGCGGGTGATGATGCTGGCGTGCGGCACCTCGGCGCGTTCCAGACCCTGGTACGCCACACTCATCAGCGGGATCGTCACCGCGCCCAGGCCGATGCCGTTGACCAGCAGCGCCGCGAGCAGCAGCGGCCGGGGTGTCGAAGCGGTGGCAGTGGCGAACGGCAGCAGCGCCACACCGACGATGGCAAAGCCGGTCAGGGCCACGTAGCGGCCACCGATCCGGTCGGTCAGCCGGCCCGCGAGTGAGCGGCTGAGCAGCGTGCCGACGCCCTGCGGGATCAGCATCAGACCGGCCCCGAGGGCATCCGTGCCACGGACCTGCTGCCAGAACAGGGGCAGCAGCAGCGTTGCGCCGTACAGCGCCGCGCCCGTCAGGAACAGCAGCGAGGCGGCCGACGTCAACGGGCGGTGCCGGAGAAGCTGGACGTCGATCAGGGGCGCGTGCGGGGTTCGTACCGCATGGACCGCGAAAGCGGCGATCAGCGCGAGCCCGGCGACGACCGGGACCAGGACGTCGGTGCGGTGCCAACCGCCGGCGCGGCTGACGTTGGTGAGGCCGAAGATCACCGCGACCACCCCGGGCGAGATCAACAGCATTCCCGGTACGTCGAGACGGGCGCGACGGCCCCGTTCGCCGGCCGGAAGCAGGCGGACGGCGCAGGCCAGCCCGATCGCACCGAGCGGGACGTTGATCAGGAAGAGCCACCGCCAGTCGGCCGACGACAGGATCATCCCGCCGATCACCGGGCCCAGGATCGGCCCCAGCGCCGCGGG includes:
- a CDS encoding copper resistance CopC/CopD family protein, with translation MTLDRRRAAVALAGLFLGLAGVLLGPAGPASAHAALVASDPGDGAIVPDAPNKVTLTFSESVQLISGKIQVLAPDNSRADQGDPQASGSTVTIPLRSGGGRGTYLVSYRVLSADSHPVGGTVTYSVGAASTPPSESAISQKTDPVVRALIPVGKYLGYAGLVLLVGPVLVLALLWPQRLSRVGPARLVWTGLGLILGSTVLALWLQAPYSTGSGLFGVSLNDLRDVLGSTFGAVMLVRLGVIIASAFLLRPLLRGVGGETKADLALLGVLGVAALATWPLTGHPTASPVAGVSVVIDAIHLAAMSVWLGGLVMLVGFLLRNANERELGAILPIWSRWAATAVAALIMAGSVQALIEVASFKGLYDSTYGRLILVKIALAAVVIGVAALSRRLVRNRTAEQGPGLLRRLVAAELAVTAIVLGVTAALVQIAPPRTGTTTETAASTTSTVSQTVKNATTSLQVDVFPATVGNNTLHLYAYTPDNKPLPVVEWTATAALPAKGIEPIEVPLLRITDFHAVGDIALPAAGDWMFKFTVRTSDIDQSTLSMTVKVS
- the orn gene encoding oligoribonuclease, with product MADLLVWIDCEMTGLDLGKDALIEVAALVTDPDLNVLGDGVDLVIHADDAALDAMPEVVREMHAKSGLTDEVRRSTVTMAEAEEAVLSYVRQYVPNPRSAPLCGNSIATDRGFLARDMPALDGFLHYRMIDVSSIKELARRWYPRVYFGQPQKGLAHRALADIRESIRELEYYRRTIFVPLPGPDVDQARAIAAEL
- a CDS encoding NAD(P)/FAD-dependent oxidoreductase, whose translation is MIAIVGAGLGGLTLARVLHLHGIPATVFEADASPSARTQGGQLDMHEHNGQAALRAAGLYDEFRKHIHQGAEALRVVTPDATVLLDEPDDGTGSRPEILRGDLRRLLLDALPAGTVRWGHKVTAITPLGEGRHELTFATGSTVPTDLLVGADGAWSRVRPLVSAATPEYTGTAFVETYLYDVDDRHPATAKIVGPGALAATVPGKGIQAHREAGGVLHTYVALTKPREWFTDLTPARVAAEFDGWAPELTALITAGQTPPVTRLLHMLPVDHRWSRVPGVTLLGDAAHLMPPNGEGANLAMLDGADLAQAIASHPGDIEGALTAYETTMFPRSRSEAAEALDLFARLFGPDAPHGLIDFLTGAKTQP
- a CDS encoding TetR/AcrR family transcriptional regulator gives rise to the protein MARTTALSRERIVTAAVEMLDAAGPDALTFRALNARLQTGFGAIYHHVANKDELLIAATDRVLTDAVPADAPGASPEDRIRATALSVFDAIDRHAWVAAQLARAATQPAVLRFFERIGQHVQAMGVPGPAQFGAASALLFHILGAAAQNAALARSVDASGDRRDFLTALATSFDPDGYPFLHAVSAELSEHDDRAQFLTGIDLILAGIVADRAM
- a CDS encoding MFS transporter; protein product: MSKQMDRLATPFGWRFMTPLIVGSALNPVNSSIIATALVPIAAHFGVPAGRTAVLVAVLYVASATAQPTLGKIAGRFGPRRVFLAGISLVFLGGLIGSLAQSLFLLTVARVVIGIGTSAGYPTAMLLIRRRATAFGIAAPGGVLGAISIAGQVTVALGLPLGGLLVGAAGWRIVFLINLPFAVMAFAMAARWIPADDPVKRARNWARDIDLAGVILFAATFTCLLAFLLSLHHPNWPVLAAALVLLAALVQRELRATSPLVDLRLLRSNSALTRTYVRQLCTQLVMYSLMYGVTQWVQDGKGLSAALAGLVMLPMTGMSAVVTAPVARRNVVRVPLIIAAVVALGVSVALRFMSVGTATAAILGVTVAFGLTVSLGAVGNQGALYAQSPADDVGTAAGLMRTFSYLGAILSSSLISLSYAHGVTDAGLHSIANALIGGSLVLVLITLLDRRLPTHIDRS
- a CDS encoding polysaccharide deacetylase family protein, whose product is MLKTVLAASLLLAVAAPAAPASAAPAACSNGYVALTYDDGPNPSNTNTLLSTLRSNNVRATLFNIGQNAAANPGLVAAEVSAGMWIGNHSYTHPHMLNLSSAQMSSELSRTQSAIQSGGGPAPKIFRPPYGETNATLQSAASALGLRTVTWDVDSQDWNGASTAQIVQAASTLSNGQLILMHDQYATTIAAIPQIVAGLTNRGLCAGMISPSTGRAVAPDGTTPPPGGGGGGGGTGSCTATYAEGQKWTDRFNGQVTVSGATNWIVTVTIQSPQKIIATWNATVSWDSSGLVMTARPNGSGNTFGFTVQHGGNWTWPSLACRT